CGCGCGAGCCAGGTCGTCAGCCAGTAGAGCCCCGCGTAGACGACCGCCATCGCGGCGCTGACCGTCAGGAGCAGCCGCCACTACTCGCGCGCGCCCCGGAGCGTGCATGCCTTCGGAGCGCGCCCGTCCCGGCGCCTACTTCGCCGCCTGCACCTCCACGATCGCGAGGACCTTCTGGCCGCCGGGCCCCTCGTAGAGGTTGCCCTTGATCGTCACGATGCCCTCGAGGTGGTCGCGGAGCTTCGCGTCCGGATCCACGAAGGGCTTGTCGGCCATGAGTATGTAGAGGACGTTGGCCTTCTCGTCGAGCAGCGACGCGCGCGCGCCGGCCTTCTCGCACCCGATGGCGCACTCGCGATGGCCCTCGCCCTTGAGGCCCATGCCGAGGAAGCAGGTGTTGTCCACGACGCGACCGGTCACCGTCACCTGCCTGGATTTCGCGCCTTCCGCCCAGGCGCCCGTGACTCCCGACAGCACCAGGACCGCGACCACACCCGCGAGCCGACCCCGAATCCTCATAACCCCTCCCTCGGCGCCTGTCCTTCCGCCACCTCTATCAACCCCGGGAGGGGTCCGGCTATTCCCCGCCGACGCCGCCGCCCTAGGAAGGGAGGTGATGGGACGGCGCGGGATACAGTCGGCTCTTCAGCGCGCGCGCCTCGATAGGTCTTCCGTCGTCGGGGCGTCGAGAACAGGGTGTGGAACTCGACGAGCTTGCGCTCGTCCTCGTCCTTCAGCACCGCCGACGACCCGCCGCGCGCCGAACGCGCTCAGCACCTCGAACGCCAGCCGGCGGTCGGCGTTGATGTGGACCTCGACGGGCGGCAGGCGGATCGGGATGATCATCGGTCCGCCAGCGGCCGGCCGTTCAGGAGGGTCTGGCTGTCGATCGGCACCGGGTTGAGGAGGGCTTGCATGACGAAGCAGCCGCGCTCGGCGTTGCGGATGACCCGGGCGACGCGCTCGGGCGGATCCGGAGACTCGATCTCCAGCACCGTCTCCGCGCCCACCATCTCGCCGCGGATCGTGTCCTGGAGGACCGAGCCGGTGACGCGATAGCTCGCCTTCACGCGCATCCGCAGCCGGCCGACGCTCACC
This Candidatus Methylomirabilota bacterium DNA region includes the following protein-coding sequences:
- a CDS encoding OsmC-related (seleno)protein, translating into VSVGRLRMRVKASYRVTGSVLQDTIRGEMVGAETVLEIESPDPPERVARVIRNAERGCFVMQALLNPVPIDSQTLLNGRPLADR